A single genomic interval of Terriglobus albidus harbors:
- a CDS encoding MogA/MoaB family molybdenum cofactor biosynthesis protein gives MRATVITVSDSSFAGRRPDLSGPRVRKVLEAAGFTVDQRLVPDNVEAIASTLRESSQAAQLVVTTGGTGLAERDVTPEATLSVCTRLVPGLAERMRSEGAKMTPLAALSRGVCGILDRTLVINLPGSPSGAQESLETVLPLLPHALELLAGHTDHASPAR, from the coding sequence ATGCGCGCCACAGTCATTACTGTTTCCGACAGCAGTTTCGCCGGCCGAAGACCAGATCTCTCCGGTCCCAGGGTGAGGAAGGTGCTTGAAGCGGCAGGGTTTACGGTCGATCAGCGGCTGGTTCCGGACAATGTGGAGGCGATTGCATCTACCCTGCGGGAGTCCTCGCAGGCGGCGCAGCTTGTGGTTACTACCGGGGGAACAGGGCTGGCGGAACGGGATGTCACGCCGGAGGCCACACTTTCGGTTTGCACGCGGCTGGTTCCCGGCCTGGCGGAGCGTATGCGTTCTGAGGGCGCAAAAATGACGCCGCTGGCTGCACTCAGCCGGGGTGTCTGTGGCATCCTCGACCGCACCCTGGTCATCAACCTTCCGGGAAGCCCCAGCGGCGCGCAGGAGTCACTGGAGACCGTGCTTCCTCTTCTGCCGCATGCCCTGGAGCTTCTGGCCGGGCACACCGATCACGCCAGCCCAGCCCGATAA
- a CDS encoding Maf family protein translates to MRLILASASPRRRELLTQAGIVFTVETTDIDESQYPGEDPVSYTTRLAREKAQIVLARHPCEHDLVVLGADTTVTLDNVLLGKPTGAADAVVMLRALSGRAHQVVTGIALLSFQKAVTHAETTSVFFQAMTEHEIAEYVATGEPMDKAGAYGIQGGAARFIPRIEGDYSNVVGLPIAAVANLLKSF, encoded by the coding sequence ATGCGCTTGATTCTCGCCTCCGCCTCTCCTCGCCGCCGGGAACTCCTGACCCAGGCCGGTATCGTCTTTACGGTGGAGACGACCGACATCGACGAGTCGCAGTATCCGGGAGAAGACCCTGTCAGCTACACCACGCGCCTGGCCCGCGAGAAGGCCCAGATCGTACTGGCCAGACATCCCTGTGAGCACGATCTGGTAGTGCTTGGCGCCGATACCACCGTGACGCTGGACAATGTCCTGCTTGGGAAACCGACAGGCGCTGCCGACGCCGTAGTCATGCTCCGTGCCCTGAGCGGACGCGCTCACCAGGTGGTCACCGGTATTGCCCTGCTCTCGTTCCAGAAGGCGGTGACTCATGCCGAAACGACCAGTGTTTTCTTCCAGGCTATGACGGAGCACGAGATCGCTGAGTACGTCGCCACAGGGGAGCCGATGGATAAAGCCGGGGCGTATGGCATCCAGGGCGGCGCGGCCCGGTTTATTCCCCGGATTGAAGGGGATTATTCCAATGTCGTGGGTCTGCCGATTGCTGCTGTGGCGAATCTTTTGAAGAGCTTTTGA
- the rsmI gene encoding 16S rRNA (cytidine(1402)-2'-O)-methyltransferase, producing the protein MSEPAPLAPGLYLVATPIGNLEDITLRALRVLQSVDRIACEDTRQTQKLLNHYQIQKPTISYHQHNERSRSDELVIALQAGQRIAIVSDAGTPGIADPGVEVVAAAIAAGIPVYPIPGANAAISALIASGLSTESFTFHGFLPPKSGQRRTQLESLVLDGTTHIFYEAPHRIVETLEDVAAVFGAQHPVALAREVTKLHEEHLRGPVSEILDILKARDSIRGEFVLLLSGEPPAEEAAQAAPASIASTVDALMKQGLSEKDALKQVARDRNLGKSEVYRQWQREKTRR; encoded by the coding sequence GTGAGTGAGCCTGCGCCGCTGGCGCCGGGTTTGTATCTTGTCGCAACGCCGATCGGCAATCTGGAAGACATTACCCTGCGCGCTCTGCGTGTCTTGCAGTCGGTCGACCGCATCGCCTGCGAAGACACACGGCAGACGCAGAAGCTTCTGAATCACTACCAGATTCAGAAGCCGACCATCAGCTATCACCAGCACAACGAGCGCTCGCGCAGTGATGAGTTGGTGATAGCGCTGCAGGCCGGGCAGCGCATCGCCATCGTCTCCGACGCCGGCACACCCGGCATCGCCGATCCAGGCGTCGAGGTGGTTGCGGCAGCCATCGCCGCAGGCATACCCGTCTATCCGATTCCAGGAGCGAACGCGGCGATCTCCGCACTCATTGCCAGCGGTCTGTCGACAGAAAGCTTCACCTTCCACGGATTCCTGCCGCCCAAATCAGGCCAGCGCAGAACCCAGTTGGAGTCGCTCGTACTGGACGGCACAACGCACATCTTCTACGAAGCCCCGCACCGCATCGTCGAAACGCTGGAAGACGTGGCGGCAGTCTTTGGAGCGCAGCATCCGGTAGCGCTGGCGCGCGAGGTGACGAAGCTGCACGAAGAACATCTGCGCGGTCCAGTCTCCGAGATACTGGACATACTCAAAGCCCGTGACTCAATTCGCGGAGAGTTCGTCCTCCTGCTCAGCGGCGAGCCTCCCGCGGAAGAGGCCGCGCAGGCAGCGCCCGCTTCCATCGCGTCGACTGTCGATGCGCTTATGAAACAGGGGCTCTCCGAAAAAGACGCCCTCAAGCAGGTAGCCCGCGACCGCAACCTGGGCAAGAGCGAAGTCTACCGCCAGTGGCAACGCGAAAAGACTCGCCGCTAA
- a CDS encoding PGPGW domain-containing protein, producing the protein MKRILRETGAWLLILIGVAGCVLPVIPGIPLLIAGLAVLAVDRVWAARLLERVKEKWGKAKERARTPQKVE; encoded by the coding sequence GTGAAGCGAATCCTTCGTGAGACCGGCGCCTGGCTTCTGATCCTTATCGGGGTGGCAGGCTGTGTCCTGCCCGTAATCCCCGGAATTCCTCTTCTGATCGCCGGTCTGGCCGTCCTCGCAGTCGACCGCGTGTGGGCGGCGCGGCTGCTGGAGCGCGTGAAGGAAAAGTGGGGGAAGGCAAAAGAGCGGGCGAGGACGCCGCAGAAGGTGGAATAG
- a CDS encoding YqaA family protein, which yields MKSSPSALIHKFLAWLLKLLLPLGFWGIGALALIDSATIPVPIDALLIAYVVHDHPKAFLFVLLAAAGSAIGSLVPFYVGRAGGELFLLKRINRKRYEQLRDRFERQEFLAIMIPAMLPPPTPIKLFEFAAGVFEMRTATFFLAIFLGKFLRFGAEAAITILYGPQIIDTAGNMIHEHTGYVIGIGGLLLLLVGFWIVRKLFDRRKGDRFPVEENAAVEPVVNELND from the coding sequence GTGAAATCTTCGCCTTCAGCACTTATTCACAAGTTCCTCGCTTGGCTGCTCAAGCTGCTGCTGCCGCTCGGCTTCTGGGGAATCGGCGCCCTTGCGCTCATTGACTCCGCGACCATTCCGGTCCCGATCGACGCTCTGCTCATCGCTTATGTCGTCCACGATCACCCCAAGGCGTTCCTGTTTGTGCTGCTGGCAGCGGCGGGTTCCGCGATTGGAAGCCTGGTGCCCTTCTATGTCGGCCGTGCCGGTGGCGAGCTGTTTCTGCTGAAGCGCATCAACCGCAAGCGGTATGAACAGCTTCGCGACCGCTTTGAACGGCAGGAGTTCCTGGCCATCATGATCCCGGCCATGCTGCCGCCGCCGACCCCGATCAAACTCTTCGAATTTGCCGCCGGTGTCTTCGAGATGCGCACAGCAACGTTCTTCCTGGCGATCTTCCTGGGCAAGTTCCTGCGCTTCGGGGCCGAAGCCGCCATCACCATCCTCTACGGCCCACAGATTATCGATACGGCCGGCAACATGATTCATGAGCACACCGGCTATGTCATCGGTATCGGTGGCTTGCTGCTGCTGCTGGTAGGCTTCTGGATCGTCCGCAAACTCTTCGACCGCCGCAAGGGCGACCGATTTCCAGTGGAGGAAAACGCCGCGGTTGAACCAGTGGTAAACGAATTGAATGATTGA
- the purD gene encoding phosphoribosylamine--glycine ligase: MKVLVIGGGGREHALVWSLQQSSKVSEVVCAPGNGGIAAIARCLPVDVKDVASMLAIVEQEQPGMTVIGPEVPLAAGIVDAMQQRGLRVFGPTQAAAQLESSKAFAKEFMQRRRIPTAHYAVCTSLEEVRKSLPIFHTPLVVKADGLAAGKGVVICQTKAEAEEVAAGIFSGSLLGSSDTRLVLEEFLEGEEVSFFALCDGSHAIPIAAAQDHKRVGEGDTGLNTGGMGAYCTDALLEPTMVDWLTTHVTQNVVDGMAQEGTPFTGILFCGLMMTARGPMVLEFNTRWGDPETEAIVLRLESDLFDLFDAAIDGRANEVAVRLKPGASACVIAASGGYPGSYRSGLKIDGLTPTSDIGAVQVFHAGTSLVDGEFRTAGGRVLAVSAAADDLKTALAMIYGRLESIEFEGMFYRRDIGHRALAKEGK, encoded by the coding sequence ATGAAGGTTTTGGTAATCGGTGGTGGCGGACGCGAACATGCTCTCGTCTGGTCGTTGCAGCAGAGTTCCAAAGTAAGTGAAGTTGTCTGCGCTCCCGGCAATGGAGGCATCGCCGCAATTGCGCGCTGCCTGCCGGTCGACGTGAAAGACGTCGCCTCGATGCTCGCCATCGTCGAGCAGGAACAGCCCGGGATGACCGTCATCGGCCCCGAGGTTCCCCTGGCCGCCGGCATCGTCGATGCCATGCAGCAGCGCGGTCTCCGTGTCTTCGGTCCGACACAGGCCGCCGCCCAACTGGAGAGCAGCAAGGCCTTCGCCAAAGAATTCATGCAGCGCCGCCGCATTCCCACGGCGCACTACGCCGTATGCACCTCGCTGGAAGAGGTGCGGAAGTCGCTGCCCATCTTCCATACGCCCCTGGTGGTGAAGGCCGACGGCCTGGCCGCCGGTAAGGGCGTAGTCATCTGTCAGACCAAAGCCGAAGCGGAAGAGGTTGCCGCAGGCATCTTCTCCGGTTCGCTGCTCGGCTCAAGCGATACCCGCCTTGTGTTGGAAGAGTTCCTCGAAGGCGAAGAGGTAAGCTTCTTCGCTTTATGCGACGGCAGCCACGCGATTCCCATCGCCGCGGCGCAGGATCACAAGCGAGTCGGCGAAGGTGATACTGGGCTGAATACCGGCGGCATGGGCGCATACTGCACCGACGCGCTGCTGGAGCCGACCATGGTGGACTGGCTCACCACGCACGTCACCCAGAATGTTGTCGACGGCATGGCGCAGGAGGGCACGCCCTTCACCGGCATCCTGTTCTGCGGTCTGATGATGACTGCACGCGGTCCCATGGTGCTGGAGTTCAACACACGCTGGGGAGATCCGGAGACCGAGGCCATCGTGCTTCGCCTCGAGAGCGATCTCTTTGACCTCTTCGATGCGGCCATCGACGGACGCGCGAACGAAGTCGCCGTCCGGCTCAAGCCGGGCGCCAGCGCATGCGTCATCGCAGCCAGCGGAGGCTATCCCGGCAGCTATCGTTCCGGCTTGAAGATCGACGGCCTCACGCCAACCAGCGATATCGGCGCGGTGCAGGTCTTCCACGCCGGAACCTCGCTCGTGGACGGGGAATTCCGCACCGCCGGAGGGCGCGTGCTGGCCGTCTCCGCCGCTGCAGATGACCTGAAGACGGCACTGGCGATGATCTACGGCCGCCTGGAGAGCATCGAGTTCGAAGGCATGTTCTATCGCCGCGATATCGGCCACCGGGCCCTGGCAAAGGAAGGTAAATAA
- a CDS encoding M20 family metallopeptidase — protein MTVDVARVIVQTRKLVEIESPSDDKAAVDRCNDTLLELAAALQPQIKRHRQKQHGDLLELRFGAKRKGRRPVVLLGHLDTVWPIGTLKTMPWRQTATHLYGPGVLDMKLGVAMALEALRSAPLQRELVLLLVSDEEIGSPISRPITEKIAQTAEAVFVLEPAQAPNWAYKTQRKGIGNYRIAVTGVSAHAGVDPEKGHSATLELSRQLLKIAEFNDVKRGVTLNAGVISGGTKSNVIAAEAWAEIDLRIPTVRDGERIDRKLRALKAVDKACTLSVTGGINRPPMERSAGTVRLYRQAKKLAAGLGFSLDEAATGGGSDGNFTAPFAPTLDGMGAVGIGAHAVHEQIEIAHIALRTELLAQMVASC, from the coding sequence ATGACCGTCGATGTTGCCCGCGTGATTGTGCAGACACGGAAGCTGGTGGAGATCGAGTCTCCATCGGACGACAAGGCCGCAGTCGATCGTTGTAACGATACCCTTCTGGAGCTTGCCGCCGCGCTGCAGCCTCAGATCAAGCGTCATCGGCAGAAGCAGCACGGCGACCTGCTCGAATTGCGTTTCGGAGCGAAACGCAAGGGGCGCAGGCCGGTCGTGCTGCTCGGTCATCTCGATACCGTATGGCCCATCGGTACGCTGAAGACGATGCCCTGGCGGCAGACGGCGACACATCTCTATGGCCCGGGCGTACTGGACATGAAGCTCGGCGTGGCAATGGCGCTGGAAGCATTGCGCTCTGCACCATTGCAGCGCGAGTTGGTGCTGCTGCTCGTCTCCGACGAAGAGATCGGCAGCCCGATATCACGCCCCATCACGGAGAAGATCGCGCAGACCGCCGAGGCTGTCTTTGTGCTGGAGCCGGCACAGGCGCCGAACTGGGCTTACAAGACGCAACGCAAGGGCATCGGTAACTACCGCATTGCCGTAACCGGCGTCAGCGCACACGCAGGCGTCGATCCGGAAAAGGGCCACTCGGCGACGCTGGAGCTCTCGCGGCAGTTGCTGAAGATCGCTGAGTTCAATGACGTGAAGCGCGGCGTCACGTTGAATGCCGGAGTCATCAGCGGCGGCACCAAGTCGAACGTGATTGCTGCGGAAGCCTGGGCCGAGATCGATCTGCGAATTCCAACCGTGCGCGATGGCGAACGGATCGACCGCAAGCTGCGTGCGCTGAAGGCAGTGGATAAGGCATGCACCCTGTCGGTGACCGGCGGCATCAATCGCCCTCCGATGGAGCGGTCTGCAGGAACTGTGCGGCTCTATCGGCAGGCAAAGAAGCTGGCGGCCGGCCTTGGATTTTCACTGGACGAGGCAGCGACCGGCGGAGGCTCGGATGGCAATTTCACGGCTCCGTTCGCGCCAACGCTCGACGGCATGGGCGCAGTCGGCATCGGAGCCCACGCCGTGCACGAACAGATCGAGATCGCCCACATTGCCCTACGCACAGAGCTGCTGGCGCAGATGGTTGCTAGTTGCTGA
- a CDS encoding gamma-glutamyl-gamma-aminobutyrate hydrolase family protein yields MNTPRIAIPIPWSTDAAYSQRAWPQYAEALRRCGAEPVPVPLDSTNDEIARIANSCQAFLLPGSGADVNPQKYGQPRDPETAEPDPARENVDELLLQDAHNMHKPLLCICFGVQMLNVWRTGSLVQHVEGTGIDHRAGREVMEAHPAEVAADSMLGGIVAATGVAEHDHMLTVPVNSSHHQALQDPGDGLRIVARCPADGVIEAVEGGQHPGHFVLGVQWHPERTFDHSPASRAIFERFVDEARQWKPREIKDSIA; encoded by the coding sequence ATGAACACCCCCCGTATTGCCATTCCCATTCCCTGGTCCACCGATGCGGCGTACTCGCAGCGTGCGTGGCCGCAGTATGCTGAGGCGCTTCGGCGTTGCGGAGCGGAGCCGGTTCCGGTGCCGCTGGACAGCACCAACGATGAGATTGCCAGGATCGCCAATAGCTGCCAGGCCTTTCTTCTGCCCGGCAGCGGCGCTGATGTGAATCCGCAGAAGTATGGGCAGCCGCGCGATCCTGAAACCGCCGAGCCAGATCCCGCGCGCGAGAATGTCGATGAGCTGCTGCTGCAGGATGCGCACAACATGCACAAGCCGCTGCTCTGCATCTGCTTCGGCGTGCAGATGTTGAATGTATGGCGCACCGGATCGCTGGTGCAGCATGTGGAGGGCACGGGAATCGATCATCGCGCCGGGCGCGAGGTGATGGAGGCTCATCCGGCCGAGGTTGCGGCTGACTCCATGCTGGGCGGAATCGTGGCGGCAACGGGGGTTGCGGAGCACGATCACATGCTGACCGTACCGGTGAACAGCAGCCATCACCAGGCTCTGCAGGATCCTGGTGACGGTCTGCGGATCGTTGCGCGGTGTCCTGCGGACGGCGTCATCGAGGCTGTCGAAGGTGGCCAGCATCCGGGCCACTTCGTGCTCGGAGTGCAGTGGCATCCGGAGCGCACCTTCGATCATTCGCCGGCTTCACGGGCGATCTTTGAGCGCTTTGTCGACGAGGCACGGCAGTGGAAGCCGCGCGAGATCAAGGATTCCATCGCATGA
- a CDS encoding CBS domain-containing protein has translation MHTFFVLLLALSVSWASMSNHNGMRGVALWLILVFAVVVREIARLLACSWFNLELRSIQLLPTGGLIQFATADSMERANEGAIQRKIAIVGPITSFLFGGMIGLLIFAATPDVDMLSRPWITPFHLLRAAFWIQLLLGAINLLPAWPLDAGRVLRGEFSRSRGLAGGTRAAVGFGQMIALVMIIAGIVTFNMWLLLIGAFVLIGAQMEDHGLMLQSSVDTVVMRDVMLTEFATLSASDTLEDALEKSIHSMQDVFPVTRGNNLVGVISRQSILEALQSEGNGYVQAIMSRAFHTAQSGDSLVQTLRRMMGPRAQAQLVPVLDGERIVGIITPQNLNQSMSLLALKRRMRNFEEQQS, from the coding sequence ATGCACACCTTCTTCGTGCTGCTGCTCGCGCTCTCGGTGAGCTGGGCTTCGATGTCCAACCACAACGGCATGCGCGGCGTGGCCCTCTGGCTGATCCTCGTCTTCGCCGTGGTGGTACGTGAGATCGCACGGCTGCTGGCTTGCTCGTGGTTCAACCTGGAACTGCGCTCTATTCAATTGCTACCGACCGGCGGCCTGATCCAGTTCGCTACCGCCGACTCGATGGAGCGCGCCAACGAAGGCGCCATCCAGCGCAAGATCGCCATCGTCGGTCCGATCACCAGCTTCCTGTTTGGCGGCATGATCGGTCTGCTGATCTTCGCAGCCACCCCCGATGTAGACATGTTGAGCCGCCCCTGGATCACGCCCTTCCACCTCCTGCGCGCCGCCTTCTGGATCCAGCTCCTGCTGGGCGCCATCAATCTGCTGCCGGCGTGGCCGCTCGATGCGGGCCGCGTGCTGCGCGGCGAATTCTCGCGCTCTCGTGGACTGGCCGGCGGAACCCGCGCCGCCGTGGGCTTCGGCCAGATGATCGCGCTGGTGATGATCATCGCCGGTATCGTCACCTTCAACATGTGGCTTCTGCTGATCGGCGCCTTTGTGTTGATCGGCGCACAGATGGAAGACCACGGCCTCATGTTGCAGAGCTCGGTCGATACGGTGGTGATGCGCGATGTCATGCTGACAGAGTTCGCCACCCTTTCCGCCTCCGACACGCTGGAAGATGCACTGGAGAAGTCGATCCACTCCATGCAGGATGTCTTCCCCGTGACCCGCGGCAATAACCTGGTGGGCGTTATCAGCCGGCAGAGCATCCTGGAGGCGCTGCAGTCCGAGGGCAACGGCTATGTGCAGGCGATCATGTCGCGCGCCTTCCATACGGCGCAGTCCGGCGACTCGCTGGTGCAGACCCTGCGCCGCATGATGGGACCACGTGCCCAGGCACAGCTCGTTCCTGTACTCGACGGCGAACGGATCGTGGGCATCATCACGCCACAGAACCTGAACCAGTCGATGAGCCTGCTTGCCCTCAAGCGCCGCATGCGCAACTTTGAGGAGCAGCAGTCGTGA
- a CDS encoding TonB C-terminal domain-containing protein gives MTPVETPPNAPSPELRGRKARRYDEMEHHELLHLMDEIDDERARARFRESIYISVIVWLILGWFMFYGPRVLFHQGKVISVVDALKQRDKELRYLDLPPDVSKKLPKKPTDIISDKDRVAQTKTPTLDKKTLQQLQAMQRSAPPAPVQAPPAPQPAPQQAAPAPAPQQQQPAPQQAQQQPLPSTPLPQHQPPPQQQASLDAPKPNFNTNRASTGFGNLVQQAAQAARSGGGGGNYGQNANPQHPGLQAGAEILSDTMGVDFGPYMRRLRNDIQRNWDPLIPESVRPPILKQGVTGIRFVILPDGRIGNILLETKSGDVALDKAAWGAITAEGQFPPLPKEFKGPYLELRCGFFYNMPVQ, from the coding sequence ATGACGCCAGTGGAAACGCCACCCAACGCTCCTTCGCCGGAGCTTCGCGGCCGTAAAGCCCGCCGCTACGACGAGATGGAGCACCATGAGCTGCTCCACCTGATGGATGAGATCGACGATGAGCGCGCCCGGGCGCGCTTCCGTGAGTCGATCTACATCTCGGTCATCGTCTGGCTGATCCTTGGTTGGTTCATGTTCTATGGGCCCAGGGTGCTCTTCCACCAGGGCAAGGTCATCTCCGTTGTGGACGCCCTGAAGCAGCGCGACAAGGAGCTGCGTTACCTCGATCTGCCGCCGGATGTCAGCAAGAAGCTGCCGAAGAAGCCCACGGACATCATCAGCGACAAAGATCGCGTCGCCCAGACGAAGACTCCGACGCTCGACAAGAAGACGCTGCAGCAGTTGCAGGCCATGCAGCGTAGCGCTCCTCCGGCTCCGGTGCAGGCGCCTCCCGCGCCCCAGCCTGCTCCGCAGCAGGCAGCCCCCGCACCTGCTCCACAGCAGCAGCAGCCGGCGCCGCAACAGGCGCAGCAGCAGCCGTTGCCGTCTACGCCGCTGCCGCAGCATCAGCCTCCGCCACAGCAGCAGGCGTCTCTGGATGCGCCTAAGCCCAACTTCAATACCAATCGCGCCTCTACCGGCTTTGGCAATCTGGTGCAGCAGGCCGCACAGGCGGCTCGCAGCGGCGGTGGTGGCGGCAATTATGGGCAGAACGCGAACCCGCAGCACCCAGGCCTGCAGGCAGGCGCCGAGATTCTCTCCGACACCATGGGCGTGGACTTCGGTCCCTACATGCGCCGCCTGCGGAACGACATCCAGCGCAACTGGGATCCGTTGATTCCAGAGTCGGTCCGTCCGCCGATCCTGAAGCAGGGCGTCACCGGTATTCGCTTCGTGATCCTTCCCGACGGCCGCATCGGCAACATCCTGCTGGAGACCAAGTCCGGCGATGTCGCGCTCGACAAAGCCGCCTGGGGAGCCATCACCGCCGAGGGACAATTTCCCCCCCTGCCCAAGGAGTTCAAAGGACCGTACCTTGAGCTGCGCTGCGGATTCTTCTACAACATGCCCGTGCAATGA
- the miaA gene encoding tRNA (adenosine(37)-N6)-dimethylallyltransferase MiaA — protein sequence MVEHLLVVLVGPTASGKTSLGIHLAQRFNGEIVSCDSVSVYRGMDVGSAKPSPEERAAVPHHLIDIRNPDEPCTAGDYSREARAAIAEIAARGHLPIVSGGTGLYLRALTDGLFEGPQRDEELRDRLRQRAAARGSEYLHRLLTRLDCKAAESIHANDTPKLIRAIEVCLTAKTPMTEAWQQQGRDPLTGYRILRIGLNPDRALLYDRINLRAAAMFDHGLVEETAALAAKYGADVRPLTSLGYAQALALLQGSLTRGEAVAAAQQGHRNYAKRQLTWFRRDEDVRWLSGFGDTDEVRGKAVELVRELNNGRME from the coding sequence ATGGTAGAGCATTTGTTGGTAGTGCTTGTCGGCCCGACGGCAAGCGGCAAAACTTCGCTGGGTATCCATCTGGCGCAGCGCTTCAACGGTGAGATTGTGAGCTGTGACTCGGTCTCCGTCTATCGCGGCATGGATGTCGGCTCCGCCAAGCCCTCGCCCGAGGAACGCGCGGCTGTACCTCATCACCTGATCGACATCCGCAATCCGGATGAGCCCTGCACTGCGGGCGACTACAGCCGCGAGGCCCGCGCCGCTATAGCCGAGATCGCCGCACGTGGCCACCTGCCGATCGTCAGCGGAGGCACCGGCCTCTATCTTCGGGCGCTCACCGATGGTCTCTTCGAAGGTCCTCAGCGCGACGAGGAGCTGCGGGATCGGCTCCGTCAGCGCGCTGCTGCACGCGGCAGTGAATATCTGCACCGCCTGCTCACTCGCCTGGACTGCAAGGCCGCTGAGAGCATCCACGCCAATGACACACCAAAGCTGATTCGCGCCATCGAGGTCTGTCTTACGGCAAAGACACCAATGACCGAGGCCTGGCAGCAACAGGGACGTGATCCGCTCACCGGCTACCGCATTCTGCGTATCGGCCTCAACCCCGACCGAGCGCTGCTCTACGACCGCATCAATCTCCGCGCCGCGGCCATGTTCGACCACGGACTGGTTGAAGAGACTGCCGCACTTGCGGCGAAATATGGCGCCGATGTGCGGCCCCTGACCTCACTCGGCTACGCCCAGGCGCTGGCATTACTGCAAGGCTCACTCACTCGTGGAGAGGCCGTCGCTGCCGCACAGCAGGGCCATCGCAACTACGCTAAACGCCAGCTCACCTGGTTCCGCCGGGATGAGGATGTGCGTTGGTTGAGTGGTTTCGGCGATACGGATGAGGTGAGGGGAAAAGCGGTGGAGCTGGTAAGGGAATTGAATAATGGAAGAATGGAATGA
- the rsmD gene encoding 16S rRNA (guanine(966)-N(2))-methyltransferase RsmD, giving the protein MRIIGGKWRSRQIAAPKSEATRPTSDRLRETLFNVLGQDCTGLRVLDLYAGSGAVGLEALSRGARRVWFAEKSSPALATLRANLRTLGAEGAVVDNSGVSTLLSKLAKEKTAIDLIFLDPPWDMAQEYERTLAFLGSHEELLNDGARVVAEHRNKVELPERVGNLERTRVLKQGDASLSFYQWNDEGDRIS; this is encoded by the coding sequence ATGAGGATCATCGGTGGGAAGTGGAGATCGAGGCAGATTGCGGCGCCAAAAAGCGAGGCAACCAGGCCGACCAGCGACCGTCTGCGCGAGACGCTCTTTAACGTGCTGGGGCAGGACTGTACCGGCTTGCGTGTGCTGGACTTATACGCCGGTTCGGGCGCTGTGGGCCTGGAGGCGCTGAGCCGGGGAGCACGCCGCGTCTGGTTTGCGGAGAAATCTTCGCCCGCCCTGGCCACGCTGCGGGCCAATCTGCGGACGCTGGGAGCCGAGGGAGCCGTAGTCGATAACAGTGGTGTTTCAACCCTTCTCTCCAAACTCGCCAAAGAAAAGACGGCGATCGACCTGATCTTCCTCGACCCTCCATGGGATATGGCGCAGGAGTATGAGCGCACCCTTGCCTTCCTGGGCTCGCATGAAGAGCTGCTGAACGACGGAGCCCGCGTGGTCGCCGAGCATCGCAACAAAGTGGAGCTTCCCGAGCGCGTCGGCAACCTGGAACGCACGCGTGTGCTCAAACAAGGGGACGCCTCCCTGAGCTTTTATCAGTGGAATGATGAAGGCGACAGAATAAGCTGA